The proteins below come from a single Afipia sp. P52-10 genomic window:
- a CDS encoding CaiB/BaiF CoA-transferase family protein, which translates to MTKLPLTGLRIVELGTNEAAAYCGKQFADFGAEVIKIEPPGGDPARAYEPLVDIGNGRRENGHFAWLNTNKQSIIADLANTDDVVRIRALLRTADLLLDGRHPGAVKASLLTHDDLRKSDPGLGITAISWFSDTGPYSAYQPTEAVVRSLAGMVKLIGAVEGPPMLGRDGQAAVFGGLTAFIPSVAALYNRENGARRYRTNIYEALLQVSEFDTGIALELGSSRLRSGINIFGRGYPSGTWETKDGILGVTVATPAQWVGWCQIIGRPELARDMKYSKGIDRFVHAAELRQIFAPILLTRTAVEWFELGIEYRVPLAIVPTMGELLAQPFHRERGSFGTVTIGTAAFEGPVLPQTLLRTPPKPNGPAPLAGQHDLSSVPPRARIAKGAVPPDAALPLTGVRVIDLTMGWAGPSATRQLADLGADVIKVESIQYPDWFRGTDTRPPYHEEQTYEKTYWIQMMNRNKRGITLDLTSEEGRTLLKRLLQTANAVIDNYAADVLPRLGLDAEAMLAINPKLVVVTMPAFGTKGAWTNGRAYGSTLEQASGLPTVQGFEGDPPSMSHIAFGDPIGGLNGATALMLGLMHQRNTGEGQHIDLAQVQCMLPMAAPAIIEQSARGTVGPRLGNRHPHHVPQGCFRALGEDQWITISVRDDEDWQALCRAMRRPDLAADPQLKTAHDRRQHEDMIEAEIEKWTSIVRPDSAMVKLQAAGVPAGIAKLPMDLAADPHLWAVGHWQPVDKAFVGPHLLPLNAYREESAERPPLARSLAPTLGRDNHEVLREVLGLTEAELTALEENDVIGTLALPPRPKPAKKAAQDAAE; encoded by the coding sequence ATGACAAAACTGCCCCTGACCGGATTGCGAATCGTAGAACTCGGGACCAACGAAGCCGCCGCCTATTGCGGCAAACAATTCGCCGATTTCGGCGCCGAGGTCATCAAGATCGAACCGCCGGGCGGCGATCCCGCCCGCGCCTATGAACCGCTCGTCGATATCGGCAACGGCAGACGTGAGAACGGTCACTTCGCCTGGCTGAACACCAACAAGCAAAGCATCATCGCCGACCTTGCCAATACGGACGATGTCGTCCGGATCCGCGCGCTGTTGCGGACCGCCGACCTGCTGCTCGACGGACGCCACCCCGGTGCGGTGAAGGCTTCACTGCTGACCCACGACGATCTGCGTAAGTCCGATCCAGGGCTCGGCATCACCGCGATCTCCTGGTTTTCCGACACCGGGCCTTACAGCGCATATCAGCCGACCGAAGCCGTCGTCCGCAGCCTCGCTGGCATGGTGAAGCTGATCGGCGCCGTCGAAGGCCCGCCGATGCTCGGCCGCGACGGACAGGCCGCCGTGTTCGGCGGGCTGACGGCGTTCATCCCGAGCGTTGCCGCGCTCTACAACCGCGAGAACGGAGCGCGGCGTTACCGCACCAACATCTACGAAGCGCTGCTGCAGGTGTCCGAATTCGATACCGGCATTGCCCTCGAGCTCGGCTCCTCGCGGCTTCGCTCCGGTATCAACATTTTCGGCCGTGGCTATCCATCCGGAACCTGGGAGACCAAGGACGGCATTCTCGGCGTCACGGTTGCGACGCCGGCGCAATGGGTGGGCTGGTGCCAGATCATCGGCCGCCCTGAACTGGCTCGTGACATGAAGTACTCGAAAGGCATCGACCGTTTCGTCCATGCCGCCGAGCTTCGGCAAATCTTTGCGCCGATCCTGTTGACCCGCACGGCCGTCGAATGGTTCGAGCTCGGCATCGAATACCGCGTGCCGCTTGCCATCGTCCCGACCATGGGCGAGTTGCTGGCACAGCCCTTCCATCGCGAACGCGGTTCATTCGGTACCGTGACGATCGGCACGGCTGCGTTCGAAGGTCCGGTCCTTCCGCAGACCCTGCTTAGGACACCACCGAAGCCGAACGGCCCCGCTCCGCTCGCCGGCCAGCACGATCTCTCCTCTGTTCCGCCGCGCGCGCGCATCGCGAAAGGAGCCGTTCCGCCAGATGCTGCCCTGCCGCTCACGGGCGTGCGGGTCATCGATCTCACCATGGGCTGGGCCGGTCCGTCGGCCACGCGACAGCTCGCCGATCTCGGCGCCGACGTCATCAAGGTGGAGTCGATCCAATATCCGGACTGGTTCCGAGGCACCGACACGCGGCCGCCCTATCACGAGGAACAAACCTACGAGAAAACGTACTGGATCCAGATGATGAACCGCAACAAGCGCGGCATCACGCTGGACCTGACTTCGGAAGAAGGTCGCACGCTTCTGAAGCGCCTGCTGCAGACGGCGAACGCCGTCATCGACAATTATGCCGCCGACGTGCTGCCGCGACTCGGCCTCGATGCGGAAGCAATGCTTGCAATCAATCCGAAGCTGGTGGTCGTGACCATGCCGGCTTTCGGCACCAAGGGAGCTTGGACCAACGGCCGCGCCTATGGCTCCACGCTCGAACAGGCGTCAGGCCTGCCGACCGTGCAGGGCTTCGAGGGCGATCCACCCTCCATGAGCCATATCGCTTTCGGCGACCCGATCGGCGGGCTGAACGGCGCAACCGCGCTGATGCTCGGCCTCATGCATCAGCGTAACACCGGCGAAGGCCAGCACATCGATCTGGCACAGGTGCAATGCATGCTGCCGATGGCCGCCCCGGCAATCATCGAGCAGTCGGCGCGTGGCACTGTCGGTCCACGGCTCGGCAATCGCCACCCCCACCATGTCCCGCAGGGATGCTTCCGCGCCCTCGGCGAGGATCAGTGGATCACGATCTCGGTCCGCGACGACGAGGACTGGCAGGCACTGTGCCGCGCCATGCGCCGGCCCGACCTCGCCGCCGATCCGCAGCTCAAGACCGCACACGACCGTCGCCAGCACGAGGACATGATCGAAGCCGAAATCGAGAAATGGACCAGCATCGTCCGCCCGGATTCGGCGATGGTGAAATTGCAGGCAGCGGGCGTCCCCGCCGGCATCGCCAAGCTACCGATGGACCTGGCGGCTGATCCGCACCTGTGGGCCGTCGGCCATTGGCAGCCGGTGGACAAAGCCTTTGTCGGCCCGCACCTGCTGCCGCTCAACGCCTACCGCGAGGAGAGTGCGGAAAGGCCGCCGCTGGCGCGCTCCCTGGCTCCGACCCTCGGACGCGACAACCATGAGGTGTTACGCGAGGTCCTCGGCTTGACGGAGGCGGAACTCACAGCTCTGGAAGAAAATGACGTGATCGGCACCTTGGCGCTTCCGCCACGACCGAAGCCAGCCAAGAAGGCCGCACAGGACGCGGCTGAGTAG
- a CDS encoding CoA transferase, translating to MSDLPLDGLRVVEIGTGDALSFCGKLFSDFGAEVIKVEPPGGDPDRSCEPLVDIGGGKRESAYFAWGNTNKQSITADLADAKDVARVRALLGTADLLLDSRHADEINASALSHEALRKADPALAITAIAWFSEHGPYRNYQATEATIRSLAGLVKQVGPVEGPPTLPRDGQTAVITGLTAFIPTLAGLLSRERGARRYAVNAHEALLQISEYDLTLALDAGFTRLRSGVNSFGRNFPGGAYRTKQGWLGVTVVTIQQWRAFCVMMDRPELGGKPEYATGPLRAVHTTALNAIFEPILMQKTAAEWFERAIKLRLPVVVIPTMKELFEQTVQRERGAFGEVRIGSAIFEGPAIPHHLKASLPKRNGTAPLAGAHNTISIAPRKRVASGAANPDGPLPLAGLRVIDCTMGWAGPSCTRQLADLGADVIKVESIEYADWFRGTDQRPPYHEEQTYEKQSKFSIMNRGKRGVTLDLTAPKGIALFHRLLTDAHAVIDSYSADVMPRLGLGAEALLRINPKLLVVTMPAFGMSGPWSSVRAYGSTLEHGAGIPTVTGREQDPPTMNHAVFGDPIGGLNGAVAAILGFMYQKKTGKGQHIDLSQVQGLLPLTAKYAVEQSATGKLRSRPGNRHHDYVPHGCFPCVGEDRWLTIAVRNDREWQGLCRVMRRPDLAADPALATAEGRRKNEDMIESAIHAWSRMTMVDPAMVALQAEGVPAAVARVPMDLLSDPQLMTIGHWQPMERAFLGPHLMPTVAYREDGAVLPRRITMAAPTLGQHNKEILGGILGLSDRELASLAEEGIIGTVATPPKPKEAPRKAAVNE from the coding sequence ATGTCTGACCTTCCTCTCGATGGATTACGGGTTGTCGAAATCGGTACCGGCGACGCACTGAGCTTCTGCGGCAAGCTGTTCTCCGATTTCGGAGCGGAGGTCATCAAAGTCGAACCGCCGGGCGGCGATCCGGACCGGTCTTGCGAACCGCTCGTCGATATCGGCGGCGGCAAACGCGAGAGCGCCTACTTCGCCTGGGGTAACACCAACAAGCAGAGCATCACTGCCGACCTGGCCGATGCGAAGGATGTCGCGCGAGTCCGCGCCCTGCTCGGCACAGCCGACCTCCTGCTCGACAGCCGCCATGCCGACGAGATCAACGCCTCGGCGCTTTCGCACGAAGCCTTGCGCAAGGCCGATCCCGCACTGGCGATCACCGCCATCGCCTGGTTCAGCGAGCACGGCCCCTACCGCAATTATCAAGCCACCGAGGCGACGATCCGCAGCCTCGCCGGGCTCGTCAAACAGGTCGGCCCGGTCGAAGGCCCGCCGACACTGCCGCGCGACGGCCAGACCGCCGTCATCACCGGCCTCACCGCCTTCATCCCGACGCTCGCCGGACTGCTCAGCCGCGAACGCGGTGCCCGACGTTACGCGGTCAACGCCCATGAAGCGCTGCTGCAAATCTCCGAATACGATCTCACGCTCGCGCTCGATGCGGGCTTCACGCGGTTGCGCAGCGGCGTAAACAGCTTCGGTCGCAACTTTCCAGGCGGCGCCTACCGCACCAAGCAAGGCTGGCTCGGCGTCACCGTGGTCACGATCCAGCAATGGCGCGCCTTCTGCGTGATGATGGACAGGCCCGAGCTGGGCGGAAAGCCGGAATACGCAACCGGCCCCTTGCGCGCCGTGCACACGACGGCTCTCAACGCGATCTTCGAACCGATCCTGATGCAGAAGACGGCAGCCGAGTGGTTCGAGCGCGCGATCAAGTTGCGCCTGCCTGTGGTCGTCATCCCGACGATGAAAGAGCTGTTCGAGCAGACCGTGCAGCGCGAGCGCGGCGCGTTCGGGGAGGTCCGCATCGGATCGGCAATATTCGAAGGGCCGGCGATTCCGCATCACCTCAAGGCATCGCTGCCGAAGCGCAACGGCACCGCGCCGCTTGCGGGCGCACACAACACCATCAGCATCGCGCCGCGCAAGCGCGTCGCCTCGGGCGCGGCGAATCCGGACGGGCCACTGCCGCTTGCAGGGTTGCGGGTTATCGATTGCACGATGGGCTGGGCGGGCCCGAGCTGCACGCGCCAGCTCGCGGATCTCGGCGCCGACGTCATCAAGGTGGAATCGATCGAGTACGCCGATTGGTTCCGTGGCACCGACCAGCGCCCGCCCTACCACGAAGAGCAGACCTACGAGAAGCAATCGAAATTCTCGATCATGAACCGCGGCAAGCGCGGCGTGACGCTCGATCTGACCGCGCCCAAGGGCATCGCCCTCTTCCATCGCCTGCTTACCGATGCGCACGCAGTCATCGACAGCTACTCCGCCGATGTGATGCCGCGTCTCGGGCTCGGCGCCGAGGCGTTGTTGAGGATCAACCCGAAGCTGCTGGTCGTAACGATGCCGGCTTTCGGCATGAGCGGCCCCTGGAGCAGCGTCCGCGCCTACGGCTCCACCCTGGAGCATGGCGCGGGCATCCCGACCGTCACCGGCCGTGAACAGGACCCGCCGACCATGAACCACGCCGTGTTCGGCGATCCAATTGGAGGTCTCAATGGTGCGGTGGCCGCGATCCTCGGCTTCATGTACCAGAAGAAGACCGGCAAGGGCCAGCACATCGATCTATCGCAGGTGCAGGGGCTGCTGCCGCTGACTGCGAAATACGCGGTCGAGCAATCGGCGACCGGCAAGCTGCGGTCCCGCCCCGGCAACCGGCACCACGACTACGTTCCGCATGGCTGCTTCCCCTGCGTCGGCGAAGATCGCTGGCTCACCATCGCTGTCCGGAACGACAGGGAATGGCAAGGCCTTTGCCGTGTCATGCGCCGCCCGGATCTTGCCGCCGATCCGGCACTTGCGACCGCCGAGGGCCGCCGCAAGAACGAGGACATGATCGAGAGCGCGATCCACGCATGGTCGCGCATGACGATGGTCGATCCAGCAATGGTGGCACTGCAGGCCGAAGGCGTGCCGGCAGCCGTGGCACGCGTGCCGATGGACCTCTTGTCCGACCCGCAATTGATGACGATCGGTCACTGGCAACCGATGGAGCGAGCCTTCCTCGGACCGCACTTGATGCCGACCGTCGCCTACCGCGAGGATGGTGCCGTGCTGCCGCGCAGGATTACGATGGCCGCGCCCACGCTTGGTCAACACAACAAGGAGATCCTTGGCGGAATCCTTGGCCTCAGCGACCGCGAACTCGCCAGCCTCGCCGAGGAAGGAATCATCGGCACTGTCGCCACGCCGCCGAAACCGAAGGAAGCGCCTCGCAAAGCGGCCGTCAACGAGTAG
- a CDS encoding acyl-CoA dehydrogenase family protein produces MDMSFTAEELAFRDEVRAWIKQNLPAELKQKLIDGVVPNKEDTVNWHRKLNAQGWAVPHWPVEWGGQNWSVTKRFILREELENAPAPLPNGMNTNLCGPVVAHFGTEEQKKRFLPRMANLDDWWCQGFSEPGSGSDLASLRTSARREGDYYIVNGSKMWTTNAQYADWMFCLVRTDPKAKKQEGISFLLIDMRTPGVSVRPVHTMEGGAEVNQCFFEDVKVPVENLVGKENKGWDCAKFLLGNERTGAARVGAMRERLRHLRKLAMEETKNGKPIIEDPAFRSRLLALEVEAKAHEITTMRVLDADQKRTGDAPNPLSSLLKLRSSELRQELTHLYMEVAGPFAQRLALEAESDDDAIGPDWAGVATGVYLNNRKVTIYGGTSEVQHNILAKAVLGL; encoded by the coding sequence ATGGATATGAGCTTCACCGCCGAAGAGCTGGCGTTTCGCGACGAGGTACGCGCCTGGATCAAGCAGAACCTCCCCGCCGAACTGAAGCAAAAGCTGATCGATGGCGTGGTGCCGAACAAGGAAGACACGGTGAACTGGCACCGCAAGCTCAATGCGCAAGGCTGGGCCGTGCCGCACTGGCCAGTGGAATGGGGCGGTCAGAATTGGTCGGTGACCAAGCGCTTCATCCTGCGCGAGGAACTTGAGAACGCCCCTGCCCCGCTACCGAACGGCATGAACACCAACCTTTGCGGTCCGGTCGTCGCTCATTTCGGCACGGAGGAGCAAAAGAAGCGCTTTCTGCCGCGGATGGCCAATCTGGATGATTGGTGGTGCCAGGGTTTCTCGGAGCCCGGCTCGGGATCTGACCTCGCCTCGCTGCGCACCAGCGCCCGGCGCGAAGGCGATTACTACATCGTCAACGGCTCGAAGATGTGGACCACCAACGCGCAGTATGCCGACTGGATGTTCTGCCTCGTCCGCACCGATCCGAAGGCCAAAAAGCAGGAAGGCATCTCGTTCCTGCTGATCGACATGCGGACCCCGGGCGTATCCGTCCGTCCCGTCCACACCATGGAGGGCGGTGCCGAGGTCAACCAATGCTTCTTCGAGGACGTCAAGGTTCCTGTCGAGAACCTGGTCGGCAAGGAGAACAAGGGCTGGGACTGCGCCAAATTCCTGCTCGGCAACGAACGCACCGGTGCCGCACGCGTCGGCGCGATGCGCGAACGGCTGCGTCACCTGCGCAAGCTCGCCATGGAAGAAACCAAGAACGGCAAGCCGATCATCGAGGACCCCGCGTTCCGCAGCCGCCTGCTGGCGCTGGAGGTCGAAGCCAAGGCGCACGAGATCACCACCATGCGCGTGCTCGACGCCGATCAGAAGCGGACAGGCGACGCGCCGAACCCGCTCTCATCCTTGCTGAAACTGCGGTCCAGTGAACTGCGGCAGGAACTGACGCATCTCTACATGGAGGTGGCAGGCCCGTTCGCCCAGCGCCTCGCACTCGAGGCCGAGAGCGATGACGATGCGATCGGTCCCGATTGGGCCGGCGTCGCCACCGGCGTCTACCTCAACAACCGCAAAGTGACGATCTACGGCGGCACCAGCGAGGTGCAGCACAACATTCTCGCCAAGGCCGTTCTCGGCCTTTGA
- a CDS encoding thiolase domain-containing protein: MSIKGKAYIMGAYEHPTRKAPDKSVPQIHHEAAIGALKDAGLTKDDVDGYFCAGDAPGLGPLSMVDYMGLKVKHVDSTDVGGSSYILHVAHAAEAIAAGKCSVALITLAGKPLTAPVPRATIPLAPDASYESPYGIVVANSYGMCAARHMYEYGTTSEQLAWIKVAASHHAQYNEHAFLRNVVTVEEVVNSPMISNPLHRLDCCVITDGGGALIVTSPEVAKSLKRPLVRVMGAGESPKGQNGGDTDLTFSGARWSGPIAFAEAGVKHADIKYASIYDSFTITVLMQLEDLGFCEKGQGGKFVADGNLISGVGKLPFNTDGGGLCNNHPANRGGITKVIEAVRQLRGEAHPKVQVKNCDIALAHGTGGSLGVRHGSATLIMERV, from the coding sequence ATGAGTATTAAGGGCAAAGCATACATCATGGGGGCTTACGAGCACCCCACGCGCAAGGCGCCGGACAAGTCCGTCCCTCAAATTCATCATGAGGCAGCGATCGGTGCGTTGAAGGACGCAGGCCTCACCAAGGACGACGTCGACGGTTACTTCTGCGCGGGCGACGCGCCAGGCCTCGGCCCGCTCAGCATGGTCGACTACATGGGCCTGAAGGTGAAGCACGTCGATTCGACCGATGTCGGCGGTTCGTCCTACATCCTGCACGTCGCGCATGCGGCCGAGGCGATCGCCGCGGGCAAGTGCTCGGTGGCGCTGATCACGCTTGCCGGCAAGCCGCTCACGGCGCCAGTACCGCGCGCGACCATTCCGCTCGCCCCCGACGCATCGTATGAATCGCCGTACGGCATCGTGGTTGCCAACTCGTACGGCATGTGCGCCGCGCGCCACATGTACGAATACGGCACGACCAGCGAACAGCTCGCGTGGATCAAAGTCGCGGCGTCGCATCACGCACAGTACAACGAGCATGCGTTCCTGCGGAACGTCGTCACGGTCGAGGAAGTCGTCAATTCGCCGATGATTTCCAATCCGCTGCACCGGCTCGACTGCTGCGTCATCACCGATGGCGGCGGCGCGCTGATCGTCACCAGCCCGGAAGTCGCCAAGAGCCTGAAGCGGCCGCTGGTGCGCGTCATGGGCGCGGGCGAGTCGCCGAAGGGACAGAACGGTGGCGACACCGATCTGACGTTCTCGGGCGCGCGCTGGTCGGGTCCGATCGCGTTCGCGGAAGCGGGCGTCAAGCACGCGGATATCAAGTACGCCTCGATCTATGACAGCTTCACCATCACGGTGCTGATGCAGCTCGAGGATCTCGGTTTCTGTGAGAAGGGCCAGGGTGGCAAGTTCGTTGCGGACGGCAACCTGATCTCGGGCGTCGGCAAGCTGCCGTTCAACACCGATGGCGGCGGTCTCTGCAACAACCACCCGGCCAACCGTGGCGGCATTACCAAGGTGATCGAGGCGGTGCGGCAGCTTCGTGGTGAGGCCCACCCGAAGGTGCAGGTGAAGAACTGCGATATCGCTCTGGCGCATGGTACGGGCGGCTCGCTCGGCGTCCGCCACGGCAGTGCAACTCTGATTATGGAGCGCGTGTGA
- a CDS encoding Zn-ribbon domain-containing OB-fold protein has product MAETKERQFPAAIVNPESQAYWDAAAKGKLLFGHCKSCKKNYFYPRSICPFCASDNTELKEASGKGVIYSHSTMRRVPEPYALAYVTLEEGPKMLTNIVDCDFDKLEIGQKVHVVFKPAKEGPPIPAFAPD; this is encoded by the coding sequence ATGGCGGAAACCAAAGAACGCCAATTCCCGGCGGCGATCGTCAATCCAGAAAGCCAAGCGTACTGGGATGCTGCCGCCAAGGGCAAACTCCTGTTCGGACATTGCAAGAGCTGCAAGAAGAACTACTTCTACCCGCGTTCGATTTGCCCGTTCTGCGCCAGCGACAACACCGAGTTGAAGGAAGCATCGGGTAAGGGCGTGATCTATTCGCACTCGACCATGCGCCGCGTTCCGGAGCCTTATGCGCTCGCTTACGTGACGTTGGAAGAAGGCCCGAAGATGTTGACCAACATCGTCGACTGCGATTTCGACAAGCTCGAGATCGGCCAGAAGGTGCATGTTGTGTTCAAGCCGGCCAAGGAAGGCCCGCCGATTCCGGCCTTTGCTCCGGATTGA
- a CDS encoding acyl-CoA dehydrogenase family protein yields the protein MDFGLNDEQKLLKDSVDRLLAEKYDFNTRQKIAESKLGWSREMWDQYAELGLLGVAFSEEHGGIGGGPIETSIVMEALGRSIALEPYVPTVVIGGGFIQAGGTDKQKQEMLPAIANGKLLLAFAYTERHSRFDLADIKTTARKDGNGWVLDGEKALVWHGDSADKIFVTARVSGNQRDKDGIGIFIVDGKAAGLTRKPMKLADSHQGADIFLKGVKVSAEDVIGEPGRAYPLIERVVDRAIAATISESIGCMDELLATTTEYLKTREQFGRPIGTFQALQHRAVDMLMNVEQARSMSMLATMMSDQSDNSERRKSISAAKVHLSKASRYVGEQAIQLHGGIAMTMEYKAGHYFRRLISIQTQFGDLDHHMELLSDAGGLAPSDE from the coding sequence ATGGATTTCGGGCTCAACGACGAACAGAAGCTGCTCAAGGACAGCGTCGACCGGCTGCTGGCCGAGAAATACGATTTCAATACGCGCCAGAAGATCGCGGAGAGCAAGCTCGGCTGGAGCCGCGAGATGTGGGACCAGTATGCGGAGCTCGGCCTGCTGGGCGTCGCCTTCAGTGAGGAGCATGGCGGCATCGGCGGCGGTCCGATCGAAACCTCGATTGTCATGGAAGCGCTTGGCCGCTCGATCGCGCTGGAGCCTTATGTTCCGACCGTCGTGATCGGCGGCGGTTTCATTCAGGCCGGCGGCACCGACAAGCAGAAGCAGGAGATGCTGCCCGCCATTGCGAATGGCAAGCTGCTGCTGGCGTTCGCTTACACCGAGCGTCACTCGCGTTTCGATCTCGCCGACATCAAGACCACGGCCCGCAAGGATGGCAATGGCTGGGTGCTGGATGGCGAGAAGGCGCTGGTCTGGCATGGCGACAGCGCGGACAAGATTTTCGTCACTGCGCGCGTCTCCGGCAACCAGCGGGACAAGGACGGGATCGGCATCTTCATCGTTGATGGCAAGGCAGCCGGCTTGACGCGCAAGCCGATGAAGCTCGCCGACAGCCACCAGGGCGCCGATATCTTTCTAAAGGGCGTCAAGGTCAGCGCCGAGGATGTGATCGGCGAGCCGGGCAGGGCTTATCCGCTGATCGAGCGGGTCGTCGATCGCGCGATCGCGGCGACGATCTCGGAATCGATCGGCTGCATGGACGAGCTTCTCGCAACGACCACCGAATATCTGAAGACGCGTGAACAGTTCGGCCGGCCGATCGGCACGTTCCAGGCGCTGCAGCATCGCGCTGTCGACATGCTGATGAATGTCGAGCAGGCACGCAGCATGTCGATGCTGGCGACCATGATGTCGGATCAGTCCGACAACAGTGAGCGCCGCAAGTCGATTTCGGCGGCCAAGGTGCATCTGAGCAAGGCGTCGCGCTACGTCGGCGAACAGGCCATTCAGTTGCATGGCGGGATCGCCATGACCATGGAATACAAGGCCGGCCACTATTTCCGCAGGCTGATCTCGATCCAGACCCAGTTCGGCGATCTTGATCATCACATGGAGCTGTTGTCGGACGCCGGAGGGCTGGCACCGAGCGACGAGTGA